TCAAAATTGTTAGTATCCGTTACATCATAGGGTTATTTCCAGGCACAGTAATACCTCACCATGTAGTcatcagcctgacttggaaatatatcaccgtgccttcactgccgctgggtcaaaatcctgaaactccctctctcacagcactgtgggtatacctacaccacatggactgcagcagttcaagaaggcagctctccacaagggcaattaagggatgggcaataaatgctggccaagccaatgAGGcctaaatcccatgaatgaattttaaaaaaataatttgaacATAACTATTGAAAGAGCCTCAAATCTGTGACCTACTGTGACACAAGACTAAAAAAAAACGcagcaaggggcggcacggtagcacagtggttagcactgctgcttcacagctccagggacctgggttcgattcccggcttgggtcactgtctgtgtggagtttgcacattctcctcgtgtctgcgtggatttcctccgggtgctccggtttcctcccacagtccaaagatgtgcgggttaggtggattggccatgctaaaattgccccttagtgttctgggatgcgtagattagagggattagcgggtaaaatatgtagggatgtgggggtagggtctgggtgggattgtggtcggggtgcagactcgatgggccgaatggcctctttctgtactgtagggtttctatgatttcaatgaagGTTAAATTTATGTTATGACAATCCAGGCAGAAAGGAGAGTTTCACAAATATGTTTAACATAAACTTTCCTTCTGCATTCTGTTAATTTCTTTCCATATTTGGCAGAAATGACTTGTCCTCTCGAATTCATAGAGTTATTCGCCAAAATCTTGCTaacgttcacgctggcgggacctTACGATCCTTCCAATGGCGCATCCCTGCCATGGGTTTCTCGGCGGCAAAggatgcattcaacaggaaaaccTGTTGACAACGGCGGCACCATAAGACCCCGCTCCCAGCGAGCGGCGAGCTTTCCCCCCACCTCCACGAAAcccactgcagagggagagaaatcccacccagtgactcttagaatccctacagtgcagaaggaggtcattcggctcatcgagtctgcaccgaccacaatcccacccaggccctatccccacaaccccacgcatttaccctagctgacactaaggggcaatttagaatggccaatccaccctacatctttggactgtggcaggaaaccggagcacccgaaggaagcccacgcagacacggggagaacgtgcaaactcaacaccgacagtgacccgaagccgggaatcgaacccgggtccctggaactgtgaggtagcagagctaaccactgtgccaccgtgctgcccattccaggtctacagcacagaaagatgcccttcggcccattgcgtcagcATCAAAgaaaaaccacccaactattctaatccaattttccagcacttggtccatagcgttgtgtgccttggcatcacaagtgcacatctaaatacttcttaaatgttgtaccTGCCctaataactctctccctctttgcAGTCTGCATGATTTTGACAAAAATATGCAGTTGGATGGCCTGGAAATAATGACTGCGCTGGAAGATTCTCTTGAAGACACCCTGGCTTTCTTTACAACAGAAGACACAATGAAATTGCTAATAGGTAAAATTTCTGAATTAAGACCCATGTTCGACTGGGTAGCAAAACATTCCAATCCTGGTTCGAAACAGTTTTGAATGAGATTGAGCCACTCCAGCCCCTGGGCAATAACTTTCCTGTGTCAAAAACCTTGAATTTTTGGCAAATTTCTTCAATGTCATCTTAACAAGGTCATCTGGGTGTCTCGGGCTGTcagggacaagatgggccaaatggcctcctcctgcaactTTTCAATGGTTCCAACTATTGCAAACACAATCCCCAACAGGCAAAAAGAAAACACACCCTCCAACTTACTACAAACAACACAAGAAATATGTTTGCATTTTTTAAAGTGCTTGGGATAGAGTTTCTACAGGATTGCACAGGTTTATCCAGAGTAATTCACCCAAAATTGgccactttactgtcttctggcccgatccggatccgcgcttttaacgaCCGTAAATaaaagccatctctcccgctctcttgcccctgcagggaagagtaacctgtggctggtagtgtaccagtgatggtgtatccctttacaggcccagcttggtccttctccagtgtctcctcttggacttgtactgatcttcagagctccgatcggtgcgccagcgctaagccccgtccacagcacgaatcggactggagccagcaaaatgcgcatgggcgcgctggaaagaggattccaggcgcggatctatttgacgctcggattcggcacttagggcctgattttgccattttgagtctaagggcCCGATATGACCAAAACtgtgcgcccgttttcaggcgtgaaatcgcggtaaagtcgggcgtcgggcctaaaacacgATCCGCACCAGAGTTTTTGCAAATTGTGCCTTTACCGACAGCCGATTTTGGCGCGGTTCCGATGTGCGCCCGAATCGACCGgcgcgatgatttaaatgcatttgcatgcttcccgctcaccttcagtccttcgacagcctgcagcacgttgctcgaaactgacttcgagccacggctgaagggaccgggcttcacacaggtccgctggcatctgccggggggggctggtggggccagttggaactctggtgggggggatgaggagaggggcgggcccacatcgccctcttgggggggtgggaggaggggagggggtgtgatgtatcatcccatggggggggggtgtgactctcatcctgTGGTTGAGGGGTTCCGCTGTGTCTGCGGCcagaggatgagagtcacaccccctctctcccccaccatgggatgatacatcacaaccccccccccccccccccgctcccccctgaccagaggatgaatggcagagaggctctctccgctctctgctttttttttcgcgcccgggcacgTTCTGTCAGGTTTTTTTGCGCAGTTCGGAGCTCCTATCGTTCCggcggcgctaagccccgcccactggaccacgCCGGAAAAaagtgtatgggcgcgctggagcgcggcctccgggctcggatctatttggcgcccgcacccggcacttcGTCTCGAAATGGTcaaatcgggccctaagtcttAAAATACACAGTATTTGTGATAAACAGTTCTATTGATAAAACTGCACCAATTTACTGCTCTTAAATACTATCATGGTATGTTTTTTAACGCTTCTTGCTTGAGTTGGCTGAGGGAAGATTTTACATCGGTGGTTGTGCAAATTAGTTTGAGTGGAATTTTGAAACTTaaagggtggcgcggtggcacagtggttagcactgctgcgtcacagtgccagggacccgggttcgattccggccttgggtgactgtgtggagtttgcatgttctgcccgtgtctgcatgggtttcctccaggcactccagtttcctcccacagtctgaagatcatagatcatcatagaatcccacagtgcagaaggaggccacttggcccatcgagtctgcaccaaccacaatcccactcaggtcccattcctataaccccatgcatttactctagcttgtgcctctgagactaaggggcaatttagcatggccaatccacctaacccgcacatctttggactgtgggaggagctcccggaagaaacccacgcagacatggggagaatgtgcaaagacacacagacaatgacccaagctgggaatcgaacccaggtccctggcgctgagaggtagcagcgctcaccactgtgccaccatgccgccctataaaGATGTTTAGGTTCGGGGAATtggctgggtaaatgtgtggggttatgagaataggatggtgggcgggcctgggtaagatgttcggtcggacagtcggtgcagactcgatgggctgaatggccttcttttgcactgactGTGCATCTTACCCAAGTACAATATTGAGTGCAATTTGCATTGGACAGCACGCAAAGGGGGAAACTCCATTCCAACTTGCGCACTGTGCATACTTCTGGTAACAGTTTAAATACACATGATGCTGACACCTGCCCTGGTCTTAAAAACCAGATatagtggaaccccgattttacgcaCCCCGATTTAGTGTGAAATCGGATATGATgcgatggacccttttttttgctatttccggtttcgtgatttagcgcgaccccgataacattcgcgataacattttatggaccccaaccatcgtgttATAACGGGGCTGCACTGTAATTTAAATTGCTCAGATAaaaagcaagatactgcagatgctggaaacctgaaataaaaacagaaactgctggataaactcagcaaatctgccagcacctttggagagagaaacagaattaacgtttcgagtccgtttGATCTTGTGGAAGAGACATACAGGAACACAAAAcgctaactctgcttctctctcctcagatgttgccagacctgctgaatttatctAACGTTTTCTGTTATAATTTAGATTTCTATTCAATTACCAGGCCTAATTTCACCATCAAACATTCTATCAGGTTGAAGAAATTTTCACACCAACTTTTCTGGGACTTGGGTTTACCCAATCTGCTTGGCTATCGCTGATATAGGGCTATGTTTGTAATACAGAATAACATTGATTTTACGCCATCCATTGGCCTGTTTTTCCATCTTATTTTCATTGTTTTCTTTTGGTACAGAAATGACGGATGAAGTTTTGGAAAAGGATGACGTTGACAGAAATGGCTATTTATCCTATTATGAGTATATGCACTCACAGAACAGGACAGCAAGTCCTACCACAATACTGGACAAAAGTGCAAAAGAAAAAGCCTCAACACAGCAAGGTTGATGCAGAGAATTGGAAGCAAAACGTTCTTAGAAAGCAATGAATCGAATAAAAATGGGCAAACAAATCTGTAATTGGCATTCTTGTGTGGAATCTGTCCtgagttcaagatgaaaagcttcgacagcatgtctctttttttgtcTGCTATACTCAAGCTCTGTGCTACCAGGTGACTATATCTGTATCCCATCTTGTAAACGATGTCCTTCAGTTTCAACACCTTGGTCaaacactggccggaattctcccatgttTGCCAGCGGGAAagaagaatttggtgctcagccaaatcttcattcactgaggcgggaccggagaatcccagctggtttggtggggtgggggtgagagaattccagccatatctGGCTCACTCTTGACTCTAGGGTTTGGATTTTACTGCCCCGGGTCCTGGGGGCCTCCAGAAAAGGCGTTCCATGGAGAAACCCTCTCAATAGAGCCATGGAACACCTTTTCTGGAGGCCCCCAGCACCCGGGGCAGTAAAACCCTCTCAATAGAGTGTCCCATTATCTGCTTCCATTCCTATTAAGGTTTTTGATTGCCTAGGAAATATGCAATTTCTCTTCGTAGCCATTTTCATTTCGTAACAATTTTCTCTGAAAGGCTTGGTCCCCTAATTTGTTGCTGAGTTAACTTATCTCAGCTGCTTTTCCAATGAGGACAACGCAATGGAGTAGTGCCTCAGGACTGGAATCTGCGTCTGCAATCCTAGTCTCTATCACTGCTGGACCTCAGTATCACAGGTGATGATAAGATGGTTGCATAACGTACTGGCACTGGTGATAATAACAAAGTATAattaaaggtggcacggtggcacagtggttagcactgctgcctcacagcgccggggacccgggttcagattcccagcttgggtcgctgtctgtgcgcagtctgcatgttctccccatgtctgcatgagtttcctcccacagtccaaaagaagtgctggttagatgtattggctatgctaaattctcactcggtgtacccgaacaggtgctgaagtgtggcaactaggggattttcacactaactttaatgcagtgttaacgtatgcatacttgtgacaataataaagtctCGCACGTCAGCTTGGCTTGGTGGCTGTGTTCTGGTGCCAAGCCAGGATTCTAGTATTTAAACATGTAATCTTTCAttatggagggagtgctgcagtgttggaggtgctgccttttgaATGAGACATCAGATCAAGCCAACGATCTGCTGATTAGGTGGCTAAAAGCTCCCACAATATGAAGAGCAAGGGTCCTCGCTCCTGGCTGACTTTCATCCCTCAAGTCTGAGCAATGAAAACAGATGAACTCATTATTTagctcactgctgtttgtgagaccAGGCTGTGCCTCAACAGGAAGGTCCCTTCACAAAAAGTAGCCGGGTGGCTTTAAAGCACTCTGGAACATCGAGGGTGGGATAAACTCTATAAATGGGAGCCTTTTCACCCCACTAGCCGCTGGTCAAGGTACGCAAGGGGAACTAGACATCACGTTTCATGGTAGCTATACTTTGTACATGGTTTGATTTTAGCAGAGCCTTCGAAGCCAATTCAAATAATTGAGCTGGCACCCATTCAATCAGATAGccgaggccatttgggccatcgtgACCGTGCTGGTTCTTTACAAGCGCTGTCCAAATAGTCTCGTCAAACATACGGTGTGCAAATTTTCAAGTACATTGTTCTTTTTTTGAAATGTACTTCATTATTCTTCTCTCCCCTTTCCACTGAAGTATGAAACCGAGAAATAAGGTTACATAATTTGTTTTAATAGTTTTTTTTCAGAGCATTCTGTCACACCCTCACATAAAACCATAATTCAAATGCTCACCGGCATGTTGCACACATCTCTACTTCACCAAACTGCATTGTTTTGCTGTACATGAACATAGAAAACATGGCAAAATATATCGGATCTTCATTAACAGTGGAATACACAGTCATTAGTTTACAAGGCATTAATTCCTCAGTAGTCGGTGTGGTCTTGTTTGTAAACCAATTGTTGCATTAAAAAAAGGGCTAGTCAGACTgaaaaaaaacctatttaaatcaAATCTGATACGAAAGTATTTTGTACAATGAACAATTAAATGCCAACTTTGTAATAGATAATAACTGGATATGAAACTCTTTTAAAAGGTCCAGTTCCTAGTAAAAGATTAGTCCCTCTTAGGCAGCAATGGATATTCAGTCATCAATAGACCTTTCTCGTACAGGGCGGCAGCTAAGGAGATCTGTGGAGAGAAGGAAAGCAGGCGGTTAAGTGTGTTTTCTTCCCTCTTTGTCAATAAAAAGACATTTACTGAGAGCCTCCCTCACTGCGTTTATCGAGTGAATAGCCACTCCATGCAAGAGTACTAACACTCTGGGGCTGATCCCCTGGACTGTGCTGAGTTAGCTCTCCAAGGTTCCTGTAATTGGCCTCAGCGTCCCTTCGTTTCATCTGCGGTTCCCACTGGAGATCGCTATTGAGCCGAGGGGGGTTTGTCGGCTGAGCATAGAACCACACTCTGCACGCTCAACAGTAACTTGGCACTCAATTGCCAAGGTCCATGTGTGACTAATGGCCACAGGGCCAGCTAATGGGCAGCAATCGGCATCTGTGGAAACATCAAcgtctactatactccttatacacctatgactctgggttttcgcctctccctggagatcacatggtctggaatgggggggtgggggtaagttaataggttgtaatgaacaaagcatcgtagctgtgagggacagctcggtggataggatattggtatgtagataggctggaaaattgggcggggatcctggattcaggattcaatcctggaccggggagcggcgcgggcttggagggccgaagggcctgttcctgtgctgtattgttctttgttctttgactgtgtgGCCTAATTCcccatccaattcaattttcaagtttgctgacgacaccatcatagtgggtcggatctcaaacaatgacgagacagagtacaggaatgagatggagaatctggtgcggcaacaataatctctccctcaatgtcaacaaaacgaaggagattgtcatcgacttcaggaagcgtaaaggagaacatgcccctgtctacatcaacaggggcaaagtagaaagggtcgagaacttcaagcttttaggtgtccaaatctcctgtcctggtccacccatgccgacactatagttaagaaagcccaccaatgcctctactttctcagaagactaaggaaatttggcatgtcagctacgactctcaccaacttttacagatgcaccatagaaagctttctttctggttgtatcacagcttggtatggctcctgctctgcccaaggccgcaaggaactacaaaaagtcgtgaatgtagcccaatccatcacgcaaaccagcctcccatccattgactctgcctacacttcctgctgcctcggcaaagcagccagcataatcaaggaccccatgcaccccagacattctctcttccaccttcttccttcgggaaaagaatacaaaagtctgaggtcacgtaccaaccgactcgagaacagcttcttccctgctgctgtcagactttgaatggacttaccttgcattaagttgttctttctttacaccctagctatgactgcaacactacattctgcactctctcgtttccttctctatgaatggtatgttttgtctgtatagcgcgcaagaaacaatacttttcactgtatgttaatacacgtgacaataataaatcaaatcaaaatctttagGAAAGAATGGGGGAGAAAATACACTGAGATCATTTCATTGACAACGTTGCAATGTTTATTCACAAAATCTAAACATCAGCTTGAGTCAGCTGCAAGAGTCGTGATGACTGgatgaataaaaacaatgttCACTCCTACTAACAAAAAGCTTTCCTATGCAAAAGTACAATTCACTGAATTGTTACATCACTCGGTCCACCATGTCTGTACTCTTTTCcccgaatgagcaattcatttTAGTGCATCCTCCCAACATTCCCCTgtagtgatgaacaaagcatcgtagctgtgagggacagctcggtggataggatattggtatgtagataggctggaaaattgggcggggatcctggattcaggattcaatcctggatcggtgagcggcgcgggcttggagggccgaagggcctgttcctgtgctgtattgttctttgttctttgtagccctgcacattcttccttttcaggtaacagtCTTATTCCTTTTcgaatgcttcagttgaacctgGCCTCtagtctcaggcagtgcattccagatcctaaccactcgctgcgtgataaagcttttcctcatttctgttttttttgcatcttttGCTACTTACTTCCAGTCTATGCCCTCTCGTTCACAATCCTTTCATAACAGGGAATAGCTTCTCCCTATTGacactgtccagacccctcagttttgaacacctttatcaaatctcctctccgcCGCCTTCTCTTCGGGGAAACAAGTTTTAACTTCTCCAACTTTTCTTCCTATATTTACTGTGTCAACATCACAAAGCTCTAACACAGTGTTATTGTCCAAGTGGAAAGGAGGGCCTTAATAATTAAGATAATTGAATCCTCACTGAGTTATCAGGCAATTAGAAACATATTTAACTGCCACCCTGATGTTAACCAGGTCAGTAGTTGAAATATTACAATTCACCTGAATGCCATACCCCTGAGGGTAAAGTATATCACAACCAGGGCACATTCATTGAACGATGCAgcagagaggccattcaacccatagaGCTTGTGCCAGCTCTTTAAAAGTGCCATCCAATTAGCCCCACTCTCTAGTTTTTTCCAAAATGTTCATCTTCAAGTTAAATTCTAAAAATTATTACTGAATCTCCTCCAGCCAACCctgcaggcagtgcactccagatcacaactcacCTTCAAAAGTGATTCTCATCTCCACCTCTGGTTCTATTGCCAATTTTTAAAGAATCTATGTCATCTAGTTCCTGGCCCATTAACTAAAGAGAAGCTCTTTCTTGTAGACAATCTATCCTtcacaattttgaacacctcttatATTAGCCCCTTAACCTCCTTCATTATATACAACTCCATGTAAACACCTACCCaattttgattattgtcacatgtactgcggtacagtgaaaagtatcgtttcttgtgcatcatacaggcaaaacataccgtccatagagtacataagggagacgtaaaggagagagtgcagaatgtagtgttacagtcatagctggggtgaagaaaaagatcagtttaatataagataggaccattcaaaagtctgatggtagcagggaagaagctgttcttgagagggttggtacgtgacctcagacttttgtatctttctctcgaCGGAAGATGTCCATCACAACTGGTACCTTGTCGGCTAAGATAGCACAAACCAAACAAGCAAATATTTCTTGGGTTTGAATTCTTACCATCGCCGCGAAATGTCATACCTTGTCGTCCAGATTTCCAGCTGGAAGACTATCAACCTTTATATACTGAGGGTATGAGCAAAGCAGGAGCTCTACCCCGTCAGCAAGCTGAAAGAGAAATGGAAACACTTTATGTTTGCAGAAAATATATACATTTCTTGAAGCACCTTCTAGCTGGAGCCAACGCATGACCCAGAGGAAATAAAACACAGATGCTCCAGCAAACATTTTCCTGGCCATACTGTACAGATGATTAAACTTGGAAAGAAAATTTCAATGAAAATAGAAGCATTTTTTGAAAATATTGTAGATGAGTCATCTTACCTCTGGATCGATTTCTATACATTTTTGATCTTCCTTGTGGTAGTCTCTGGAATTTTCTATTGTGTAGTAGAGCAATATGCTGCCATTCTCACCACATAATCTATGGAGGACAAGCAATGCAGACAGTCTTATATAAATAAGCATCCCTTTGACTCACTATTAGCAACCGGGTTTTTGGTAGTTTAGGCTCTTAGCTCTGGAGTTCTCTCCCTCACTTCTGCATCTCTCCAACTCTCACCTTATAGAACTCACCTTGATGCCTCCCTCTTTCACTGAGCTTTTAATCGCCTGTTCCATTACCCTCTGTGGCTCAGCATgaagttttagaatcatagaaaccctccagtgcaggaggccattcagcccatcaagatggcaccgaccacagtcccacccagaccctattcccataaccccatatatttaccctgctagtccccctgagactaaaggacaatttagcacagccaatcttcTTAACCTTTCGACACATCTTTATATTATTAAAACCCAGGGGAAGTGTCTTGGACTGCGTCCCTACTTCAGGAACTATATAAACgcacacaaaaacagaagatgctggaaaatctcagtaggtctgacagcatccgtgaggATAGAACTgagtctctctccacaaatgctgtcagacctgctgagattttccagcattttctgctgtttcagattccagcatcttcagtaacttgcttttaactATATAGATGCAAATGGTTAGTGTTTATGAGGAAAATATTCAGTGCCAATCACTGCTTCCTTGCCTTTCTTTAATTTAGGgaaacaatttttaaattcagaGAAATCCTCAGCGTCTTCTCCAGTCAAGAAGCAAGCACAAACAAGTCAGGTTGGTAAAAGACCCAATTTTAATGCAGCATCTGACAGCAAGTGCTGGCACTGACCCAACAGAAATCGGTGTGCAGACAAAAAGAAATGCTGTACGAATGAGAGTTATCATAAAAGCTCTTGAAGATTTCCAACAGATAAATTATAAAAGGAGGGAGCGACAAACTTTGCTGTAGAAGATCCCCCCGTTTTGATCTATTTGTGAAAAGTCATTCAGGTCGTCCCAAAGAGCTTCCCTGGCAACCACATCTGTTTTaaggtgcagtcactgttgtaatgtggcacCACTTTGTGtatggcaagatcccacacacagcaagaaaagcaaattactgctgatgctggaacatgaaaccaaaagagaaaatgctggaaaatctcagcaggtctggcagcatctgtaaggagaaaaaagagctgatgtttagagtccagatgaccctttgtcaaagctaaaaggcatagaaagtggg
The DNA window shown above is from Mustelus asterias chromosome 15, sMusAst1.hap1.1, whole genome shotgun sequence and carries:
- the LOC144504788 gene encoding multiple coagulation factor deficiency protein 2 homolog isoform X1; this translates as MGCPVALCLLFFTFGHLSMCSNSPRPAVPKEGIPVDAFHNRSIITNHHHLEEELKPHLGELDLDKMSEQELEFYYFTLHDFDKNMQLDGLEIMTALEDSLEDTLAFFTTEDTMKLLIEMTDEVLEKDDVDRNGYLSYYEYMHSQNRTASPTTILDKSAKEKASTQQG
- the LOC144504788 gene encoding multiple coagulation factor deficiency protein 2 homolog isoform X2, which codes for MGRTEGVGAAEACHLEEELKPHLGELDLDKMSEQELEFYYFTLHDFDKNMQLDGLEIMTALEDSLEDTLAFFTTEDTMKLLIEMTDEVLEKDDVDRNGYLSYYEYMHSQNRTASPTTILDKSAKEKASTQQG